From Zingiber officinale cultivar Zhangliang chromosome 5B, Zo_v1.1, whole genome shotgun sequence, the proteins below share one genomic window:
- the LOC121985524 gene encoding cyclic nucleotide-gated ion channel 17-like: MEPVKEGGLRFYHHRKEKATKSVQLVSKSALITNKIDAYSPLGSEVFAEDLDPRRKWILDPQSGIVSIWNCVFLTSCLMVLFIDPLHFYLRVVEKSHTMCIKIDNDLIVSITFLRTLADLFYTLNIAVKYRTAYVAPSSRVFGRGELVMDGKKIAKRYLKSDFALDVAVALPIPQIFSWLIVPAIKSLSAENKHNAFAVIVLAQYIARLYLVFSLSHQIILTSEVFAKTAWVGAAYNLLLCLIASHLIGASWYLLSLDRVITCWRSQCKLEDGMNGTLCHPTFFYCDQFSQPDRLRWSTVTNVFQSCDPDGGIFNYGIFKIALANDIFGTHFSNKYFYCLWWGFQNLSSYGQNLDTSMFVGETLFSILTIMVGLVLFAHLIGNIQTYLQSTNLRVEEWRLKRRDAENWMRHRQLPHGLCERVREFIQYNWMATQGVDEKSILCVLPAHLHRDIHRHLCWDLVRRVPLFSQMDDQLLDAICRHLVSSLCTKGTYIVHEGDPVTEMLFIIRGSLDSSTTDGGRADFFNSITLRPGDFCGEELVEWALLSKSTGNFPASTRSVRALVEVEAFALHAEDLKLVAKQFRVLHSKRMQDALRFYSHHWRTWAACFIQAAWQRYKRQKGKNRLWEPFELRKVGEAIEELDSSTKTESWDQNSGRQRD; the protein is encoded by the exons ATGGAGCCTGTGAAGGAAGGAGGCCTTAG GTTCTATCACCATCGGAAGGAGAAAGCAACCAAATCCGTGCAACTTGTCTCAAAATCTGCATTGATAACCAATAAAATTGATGCTTACAGCCCTCTGGGTTCTGAAGTTTTTGCTGAGGACCTTGATCCTCGGAGGAAGTGGATACTGGATCCGCAAAGTGGCATCGTATCAATATGGAATTGTGTTTTCCTCACCTCATGCCTGATGGTGCTGTTTATTGATCCCCTGCACTTTTATTTGCGTGTGGTTGAGAAGAGCCATACCATGTGCATTAAGATAGACAACGATTTGATAGTTTCCATTACCTTCTTGCGAACTCTTGCCGACCTATTCTACACGCTGAACATAGCAGTAAAGTATAGGACTGCATATGTTGCTCCAAGCTCAAGAGTTTTTGGACGGGGTGAACTTGTGATGGATGGCAAGAAGATAGCAAAAAGGTATTTGAAATCAGACTTTGCTCTAGATGTTGCAGTCGCCCTTCCAATACCTCAG ATTTTTAGCTGGTTGATTGTACCAGCAATCAAGAGCTTAAGTGCTGAAAATAAGCACAATGCATTTGCCGTTATTGTTCTAGCACAGTATATAGCAAGACTATATCTTGTGTTTTCTTTGAGTCATCAAATCATTTTAACTAGTGAGGTATTTGCAAAGACTGCTTGGGTTGGAGCTGCTTACAATCTTCTGCTTTGCTTGATTGCCAGCCAT CTTATAGGAGCTTCTTGGTATCTTCTTTCCCTTGATCGCGTGATCACATGCTGGAGATCACAATGCAAACTAGAAGATGGCATGAATGGAACATTGTGTCATCCTACATTTTTCTATTGCGATCAGTTCAGTCAACCAGATCGTCTAAGATGGTCTACTGTCACAAATGTTTTCCAAAGTTGTGATCCTGATGGTGGTATTTTCAACTATGGAATATTTAAAATTGCATTGGCAAATGACATTTTTGGCACACATTTCAGCAACAAGTACTTTTATTGCCTTTGGTGGGGATTCCAAAATCTAAG CTCCTATGGCCAGAATTTGGATACAAGTATGTTCGTTGGAGAAACATTGTTTTCTATACTTACCATCATGGTTGGTCTTGTGTTGTTCGCGCATCTGATAGGTAACATACAG ACCTACCTGCAATCTACCAATTTAAGGGTTGAAGAGTGGAGGCTAAAGAGAAGAGACGCTGAAAACTGGATGAGACATCGTCAACTTCCTCATGGTTTGTGTGAAAGAGTCAGGGAATTCATTCAATACAATTGGATGGCAACTCAGGGAGTGGATGAAAAATCTATACTGTGTGTTTTGCCTGCACACCTTCATCGTGACATTCACCGTCATTTATGTTGGGATCTTGTTAGGCGG GTGCCACTCTTCTCGCAGATGGATGATCAACTTCTTGATGCCATATGTAGGCATCTTGTTTCTTCTTTATGCACCAAAGGGACATACATTGTTCACGAGGGTGATCCTGTAACGGAGATGCTTTTCATCATTCGTGGGAGTTTGGATAGCTCTACAACGGACGGAGGTCGAGCAGACTTCTTCAACTCCATAACCCTGAGACCAGGTGATTTCTGTGGTGAGGAGCTGGTGGAATGGGCTCTCCTTTCGAAGTCCACAGGCAACTTCCCTGCCTCCACCAGAAGTGTGAGAGCACTCGTCGAAGTAGAGGCCTTTGCGCTGCATGCAGAAGACCTCAAGCTCGTGGCAAAACAGTTTCGTGTGCTCCATAGCAAAAGGATGCAGGACGCTCTGCGGTTCTATTCACATCACTGGAGAACATGGGCTGCTTGCTTCATTCAGGCAGCTTGGCAACGGTACAAGAGACAGAAGGGGAAGAATCGTCTTTGGGAGCCATTTGAGTTGAGGAAAGTTGGCGAGGCCATTGAGGAGCTGGACTCCTCGACAAAGACAGAATCTTGGGATCAGAATTCTGGAAGGCAAAGAGATTGA
- the LOC121985525 gene encoding UDP-glucuronate 4-epimerase 1-like translates to MKLRVIDDDLFPSTPGKVKIERTHALNRQLHRCFASTITLFLWAVLLVALTASYLSFRSFVATSSRYFTATWGGLHWESQIRSSAAVTRPDGITVLITGAAGFVGSHVSLALRRRGDGVVGLDNFNAYYDPSLKKARKALLDSQGVLVVEGDVNDARLLAKLFDTVPFTHVMHLAAQAGVRYAIENPASYVHSNVAGLVTLLEACKSADPQPSVIWASSSSVYGLNDKVPFSESHRTDRPASLYAATKKAGEEITHVYNHIYGLSITGLRFFTVYGPWGRPDMAYYSFTRNILQGKPINIYRRRDGADLARDFTYIDDIVRGCVAALDTAEASTGSGGKKRRPAQYRICNLGNTSPMTVPALVRILERHLKVKAKKHVLEMPGNGDVPFTHANISSARAELGYKPTTNLDTGLKKFVKWYLSYYGYRLNNKSV, encoded by the coding sequence ATGAAGTTGAGGGTCATCGACGACGATTTATTCCCCTCGACGCCGGGAAAGGTGAAGATCGAGAGGACGCACGCGCTGAACCGGCAGCTTCATCGCTGCTTCGCCTCCACGATCACGCTCTTCCTGTGGGCGGTCCTCCTCGTCGCTCTCACCGCCTCCTACCTCAGCTTCCGGAGCTTCGTTGCCACATCCTCCCGATACTTCACCGCCACTTGGGGAGGCCTCCACTGGGAGAGCCAGATCCGCTCTTCCGCAGCCGTGACCCGCCCCGACGGGATCACGGTTCTCATTACCGGCGCCGCTGGGTTCGTTGGCTCACACGTTTCGTTGGCCCTCCGCCGCCGCGGGGATGGCGTCGTCGGGCTTGATAACTTCAACGCCTACTACGACCCCTCCCTAAAGAAGGCCCGCAAAGCGCTGCTTGATTCCCAAGGGGTCTTGGTCGTGGAGGGCGATGTCAACGATGCTCGCCTCCTGGCCAAGCTGTTCGACACCGTCCCCTTCACCCACGTGATGCACCTCGCAGCTCAGGCCGGCGTCCGCTACGCCATTGAGAATCCGGCGTCGTACGTGCACAGCAACGTCGCCGGGCTCGTCACCCTCCTGGAGGCCTGCAAGTCTGCTGATCCACAGCCCTCCGTCATCtgggcctcctcctcctccgtctACGGCCTCAACGACAAGGTTCCCTTTTCCGAGTCGCACCGTACCGACCGACCGGCCTCCCTCTACGCCGCCACCAAGAAGGCCGGCGAGGAGATCACCCACGTATACAACCACATCTACGGCCTCTCCATCACTGGTCTCCGCTTCTTCACCGTATACGGACCGTGGGGCCGGCCCGACATGGCCTACTACTCCTTCACCCGCAACATCCTACAGGGCAAGCCCATCAACATCTACCGACGCCGCGACGGCGCCGATCTCGCGCGCGACTTCACCTACATCGACGACATCGTCCGAGGGTGCGTTGCAGCGCTGGACACGGCGGAGGCGAGTACAGGGAGCGGCGGAAAGAAGCGGCGGCCGGCGCAGTACCGGATCTGCAACCTGGGAAACACATCTCCGATGACCGTGCCGGCTCTGGTGAGAATCCTGGAGCGCCATCTGAAAGTGAAGGCGAAGAAGCACGTGCTGGAGATGCCGGGGAACGGCGATGTGCCCTTCACCCACGCCAACATCAGCTCGGCTCGAGCCGAGCTCGGCTACAAGCCCACCACCAACCTGGACACCGGCCTCAAAAAGTTCGTGAAATGGTACCTTTCTTACTACGGTTACCGGCTCAACAACAAGAGCGTGTAG